In Cyclopterus lumpus isolate fCycLum1 chromosome 5, fCycLum1.pri, whole genome shotgun sequence, the genomic stretch aaccaccttgactatattttcaccagaaactgctctacatctaacctcactgtaactccacttcatgtttctgaccatttcttcatctcttactctctcccactctttggaactaacaaccctcccacaacggattctgcacctgtccgtcgcaacatccgcaccctctcaccctcctctctggcctcctctgttctgtcagccctcccttcaaccgattccttcacacttatgcagcctaacttcgccactgacactcttctctctacgctgtcgtcctctcttgattctctctgtcctcttacgactcgaaaggtccgcaagtcctctccggctccatGGCTATCCGAActggtgcgcgccgagagagccactatgcgagcatcggaaaggaaatggcgaaaatccaaacaggccagcgacctgcttgcctatcaatctcttctctcctccttctctgcgtccatctctgcagccaaaagtctgttctaccaatccagaatcgaatcctctttctctaaccctaaaaagctcttctcaattttttccaacctccttgacccccccccccccccctctccctccacccttctaccaagccactttgttgactactttacaaaaaagatagacgatatacgctcttcatttactaatccatcttccataactacacctccagtaacttcaccttcttcccccttgttttcctcttttatccccctgtctcctaatcaagttcttaccttggtaacctctgcctgcccaaccacctgcccccttgaccccatcccttctcacattctccagtccaatgctccggaccttcttccctttctcacctatcttattaacacctccctctcaaccggctgtttccctaactctctgaaggaggcaagagtcaaccctctcctgaagaaacccactctcgacccatctgaagtcaataactacagacctgtctctctcctccccttcctttccaaaactctagagcgagctatctttaaccaagtctcctcctttcttcacagtaacaaccttctagacccccaccagtctggattcaagacaggccactcaacagagactgccctccttgctgtctctgagcagcttcacactgctagagcagcctctctctcctctgtcctcatccttctagacctttccgctgcctttgacacagtgaaccaccagatcctcatgtcctccctccaggacctgggtatctcaggcacagcgctctcactcttctcatcctacctcaccgaccgctcttaccgggtaacctggagaggatctgtgtctgagccttgtcctctgactactggggtccctcagggttcagtccttggtcctcttctcttctctctgtacaccaactctcttggctctgtcattcgctcgcatggcttcacctaccacagctatgctgacgacacccaactgatcctctcgtttccccaatccgaaacacaggtagcagcatgaatctctgtgaccgacatctctcagtggatgtccgctcaccacctgaaaattaacccggacaagactgaacttctccttccaggaaaaggctctcccacccacaacctaactattaacttcaaaaactcagtgctggctccgactccgactgcacggaacctcggagtgacgctcaacagtcaactctccctgactgccaacattaccgcaataacacgctcctgtaggtacatgctgtacaacatcaggagaatacgaccccttctcactcagaaggcggcacaggttctggtccaggctctggtcatctcacggctggactattgcaactccctcctggcaggtctacctgctaatgccattcggcctctacagctcatccagaatgcagctgctcgactggtcttcaacctaccgaaatttacccacactactccgctcctccgcgaccttcactggttaccggtggccgcccgcatccgcttcaaaacattggtacttgcgtaccgtgctgcgaacagatcgggtccggtctacatccaggacatggtcaaaccgtacaccccagcccgttcgctttgctcggcttctgccaatcggcttgtagctccttcacttcgagctaaccactcaacaaaatcacgactgtttgctgtgctggctcctcattggtggaacgagctccccattgacatcaggacagcagaaagtctacatcttccgtcgcaaactaaaaacacacctttttcgactataccttgaatcgggagggtagagccgtagtagcacttaaatgtcccttaccgatagcactttgttgtttagcactttagtagcacttaaatggcacttacagatagtattctgtagtttaacgttattgaagaaattgtacttgcttgattcttgttgttctgagtttggactcatggtttaatgcacttattgtaagtcgctttggataaaagcgtcagctaaatgacatgtaatgtaatgtaatgtaatgtaatgtaatgtaatgtataaatTATATCTAGGTTGATAGCTGTTACTCtgatgccttttcttttttgcactaCAGGTTTGCTAAATACTGGAAAGATCTCATTGCTGCCAAGTGCCTGTGATCCATTAATGTAATGGTGTTGTACCATGCTCTGGATAAGAGAGTCTGCCAACTGTGCTAAATGTAAATACTGATGTAactggtgtgtttgtgtctctctccatgtgggtgtgtatgtgtgggatGCTGTGCTCTAACATTGAACAATGAATGTGAAGCACtgacatgaaatattaaagTGCAACACGATTTCCTCACTCCCGCATACTATTTTCCTGAAGGCTGAAAGAAACCCTGGGGATTACAGCATGCTTTTTTCCAGCCTTTCTCTCCGTGCTCATCCATCTTCTTTCCTTCACGTCTTACTTGCTCTTCTCGGCTGCAGAGAATTTCTGATAACTACATCCTTGAAAATGCCATTTAACATTTATTGCATTTCAAATGCACACAGATGTATTTGAGAGTAGAAACAGAAAAGgtataatgtttaaaaatgtgtttgtatttcagTGACACATTCCGTTCTAATAGACTATAGCAAACAGCTGATTTTggttaaattattttaatttctctctttttcctctctcaatttctttctttctcttcttgtgTTTCTAGCAAAACAGTGAGCCACCCCGCTGGGAGCCATGAGTCCTCCACCTGTGGCCAGGATGTGAGATCAATTGTGTGACAACAATGGCCGTCATCCAGCTACAGTCATTGTGCAGTCCCTGTTCTACCACACACAAACTTTAGTCTGTGGCTTTTTGTTGTGTCTGACAATGCTGTATAATGTTGCTAACAATTGTATTGCTTTTTAATCTATTTAGATTTTATGAATGAGGACACTGAACCATCTGGTCTACCTTTTACAGTTGGCACACACATCTTGAAACTGTTAATAACAGGACTTCACAGACACTTCTGGTCCAAATGATTTAACTCACATCCTAATAAACTCTTCCCCGCCTTGTATGAATCAGCTTCTGTGACCTACGAGGATTATGAGGCCGACTTTAGTGCTTCTACAGTCGCagtgtctcctgtgtgtgttgattGGTGTATGTGTGCCCAGCGTTGTGGGCTCACTACCTCGTGCGCTACCATGGCACGTCTCCTGCCCGgtgcggtgtgtgtgtcagatcaAGCTGTGGTTCTCCCCTGATTCTGTCTACCATGAAGCGCCCACTGTGGACTGCAACAACTTGCTCTTGACCAAGCTCCCCTTACCCATACCtccgaacacacacaccctacgCCTGCAGAGTAACCTTCTGTCTGAGCTCAAAACTGCGGTGCTGCATGGACTCACCAACCTCACTGACCTTGACCTTTCCCAGAATCGCTTCAGTCGTGTCAAGACAATAACTCAGAGCTCCTCCCTGCCCTATCTACTGTCTCTACACCTAGAGGAAAACCATCTCAGTCGACTCCCTGAGGCCTCCTTCTCCGCACTTCCAGCTTTGCAGGAGCTCTTCCTTAGTCACAACAACTTACACTCGATAGCACCTGGAGCCTTCACCGGTCTGGACACCCTACTGCGTCTGcatatcaacaacaacagactcacTACTGTTGACCCTCGGTGGTTCAGGACTTTGCCCCACTTGGAAGTGCTCATGCTTGGGGGAAACCCTGTGGAGGCCCTGCCTGAGCGGGGCTTCCTGGCCCTGAAATCCCTCCGGAGTCTTGTCCTTGGTGGGATGGGTCTGAGAGGATTGGCTGAAAAAGCACTGGAAGGGTTGGATGGCCTAGAGAGCCTCTCCTTCTACGATAACTTGCTGACAAAGGTTCCCACTCAGGCCCTGATGAGAGTTCCAGGGTTGAAGTTCCTTGACCTTAACAAGAACCGCATCAAACTCATCGAGACAGGGGACTTTCGAGACATGGTCCATCTGAAGGAGCTCGGCCTGAACAATATGAAGGAGCTGGTGTCAATTGAGAGAGCCGCCTTGGAAAACCTTCCAGAGCTAACGAAGCTCGAGATCACAAACAACCCGCGACTGTCCTACATTCATCCTCAGGCTTTCCTCCAGCTGAGCAGGCTGGAGAGTCTAATGCTCAACTCCAACTCTCTGAGTGCACTGCACCAGCATATCATGCTATCCCTGCCAAGTCTTCAGGAGGTCAGCTTACACTCCAACCCACTGCGTTGTGACTGCCTGTTTCATTGGGCCGCTGAGGAGGCCTCTCACCCGcacagtgaaaacacacaaagagagagacaaacacctCGAATGGTGCGTTTCATCCAACCCCAGGCCACGCTGTGCTCTGAACCCCCAGAGCTGAGAGCTCGCAGGGTGAGAGAGGTGTCCTCCCGGGAGATGTCGGCCTCATGCCTCCCCATGATCCCTACCAGCTCCCTCCCTTCCTACGTTGGggtgagagaaggaggaaaactGGCCTTGCACTGCCGAGCTCTTGCAGATCCAAAGCCTAAACTGTACTGGGTAACTCCCTCTGGGCTGAGACTTGGTCCTGCACCGAACCATGCATCCAAAGGTTTACCAGCTCCTGCTCCCTGCCACAGTCTGGCAGCCTCTGAGGCATTCAACCACACATCCAGCATCTCTCCCAGCCAGCCTCAAATTGATACTCCTTGTAATCCCATTAAACACTACCGGCTATTGCCTGAGGGAACTCTTGAAATGAACACGCTCACCTCCAGCGAGGCAGGATTGTATACCTGTGTGGCTGAGAATGCACTTGGAGCAGATACACGCAGCGTTACTGTGAGTGTGCAtggcagagaaaagaaaagaaagaggggggtGGCTGCTAATAGGAAGGGATATCAGCTATTCAGCGAAGATGCCAGGttggaggtgagggaggtcgGACAACACTATGCTATCTTGTCCTGGCAGAGCGGGCGCAACCTCCCTTCAACCCGTCTATCCTGGCAAGCCATATACTCAAACGCACTCACACCCACATACACCACACGCATCCTGGCTGGTACTCAGAGCTTCAACCTGACCCACCTGCAGGCAGAGACATTTTACAGAGTGTGTCTACATTTGGAGATCAGTGGGGGCACCACGCATGCCAGCAGGAGATCAGGAGAGCGCAGAAAGCCTCAATGCGTTTCATTCAGGATGAAGGATGTCCCAGAGCCTCAGCCCGGCCTGCAGCTAAGCCCAGAGCTGACCTCCACAGCATTCACAATATTGCTGCTCGCAAtcatactgctgctgctggcaggCCAGGGCTGGGACAATGAGCAAGGAAATCACCCCAGTACCATCCTCCAGGAAATCAAAAGTCCTGAGGCTCTGATCATCAATCAAAAGACAGAAGGAAGCAAGACACGTTACCCCAAGCAAAGTGAGGAACTGCTTTAATATCAGGATTACTAAGACAATTAGTTTGAGCACATTCCAAGccagacaacaaacacaaacatatacaaaatGTCAAAGCCGACACTTTGTGAATCACAGCTAGAAGAGAGCAGACATAGATCAGAGCGGTGGTGCAGaaagatttgtatttattttatatacagtataaagtatatattgaCATTGTTTGTGATTTGTAAAGAATGCTTAAACCCTGACCAGGAAAAATAAAGGTGGACAATCATATTCCTGCAGCAGTGACTAAACACAGGAGAAACAAATGAGCTGCCGATGACTACTGGGCTGAAACTAAAGACAATCTGATTCAATCCATGGAAATATATTTGTAGGGGAAAGCAGCTCAGACCTGCAGGGTATTTTCCATATTTCCTTTCTACATGATCCACAGACTGAAACATTCTTTTTCCAAACAGATGAAACTCAGTCTTAAGACTGATACGGAATGAAATTATTGTATCAATTTAAACAACCCTTTTGTTTAGCTTTCAGTACATTGGACTGGGTTGTCCATCTTGCAGTATTTAATACAGTATGCTCATTCTGATTCCACGCCAAACAACCCACATCTTCTTTAAGCATAAAAGTGATCTAAAAGTAATCGTGTTAAATTCTATTTTGAGCTATTATTCAATGCAATATTTGTCATTTATACAATGttactgtgtatttattatgtgtgttttcttgccACACTAATTGTGTTCTTAAAAGATTATAATGATAAAAACTCCAATAGATTTTTCTAACTCAGACTGCTCCTAATAATGTCAGTTACAGCAAACTAAATTATGTCCAGTGCGGAATGTAAAAGTTAAGTAATTATCAATTTCCTCAATTGATAAAAGCTGGCTGCACGGAACCTTCGTAGGTCAGATATGTAAAATGAATTGCaattgtttatgtatttgtccTTTAGCTTTATAACCATGCCTACA encodes the following:
- the lrrn2 gene encoding leucine-rich repeat neuronal protein 2, whose product is MRPTLVLLQSQCLLCVLIGVCVPSVVGSLPRALPWHVSCPVRCVCQIKLWFSPDSVYHEAPTVDCNNLLLTKLPLPIPPNTHTLRLQSNLLSELKTAVLHGLTNLTDLDLSQNRFSRVKTITQSSSLPYLLSLHLEENHLSRLPEASFSALPALQELFLSHNNLHSIAPGAFTGLDTLLRLHINNNRLTTVDPRWFRTLPHLEVLMLGGNPVEALPERGFLALKSLRSLVLGGMGLRGLAEKALEGLDGLESLSFYDNLLTKVPTQALMRVPGLKFLDLNKNRIKLIETGDFRDMVHLKELGLNNMKELVSIERAALENLPELTKLEITNNPRLSYIHPQAFLQLSRLESLMLNSNSLSALHQHIMLSLPSLQEVSLHSNPLRCDCLFHWAAEEASHPHSENTQRERQTPRMVRFIQPQATLCSEPPELRARRVREVSSREMSASCLPMIPTSSLPSYVGVREGGKLALHCRALADPKPKLYWVTPSGLRLGPAPNHASKGLPAPAPCHSLAASEAFNHTSSISPSQPQIDTPCNPIKHYRLLPEGTLEMNTLTSSEAGLYTCVAENALGADTRSVTVSVHGREKKRKRGVAANRKGYQLFSEDARLEVREVGQHYAILSWQSGRNLPSTRLSWQAIYSNALTPTYTTRILAGTQSFNLTHLQAETFYRVCLHLEISGGTTHASRRSGERRKPQCVSFRMKDVPEPQPGLQLSPELTSTAFTILLLAIILLLLAGQGWDNEQGNHPSTILQEIKSPEALIINQKTEGSKTRYPKQSEELL